Proteins encoded within one genomic window of Macrotis lagotis isolate mMagLag1 chromosome 3, bilby.v1.9.chrom.fasta, whole genome shotgun sequence:
- the LOC141519325 gene encoding olfactory receptor 5P80-like, translating into MSGNNCTAVTEFIILGLTDDPSLRVILFVIFIGVYAVTLVGNLIIIILIRNSSQLHTPMYLFLSHLAFIDATYSSIVTPLMLKNFLVDKIRIPLEGCVTQMFCGGTFGMAECFLLAVMAYDRYMAICRPLVYFTNMSTRVCTLLLITSYLGGCANTCIVTGCLLNRSFCGPNMINHFFCDYSPLVKLSTSSDNLVEILPAASTGLVIVITVLIIIISYVYILFSVLKINSTEGRSKAFSTCSSHLTAVTLFYGTITFIYVMPKSSYTMDENKVVSVFYIVMIPMLNPLIYSLRNKEVKGALRKLVSRKYHFFNTTQ; encoded by the coding sequence ATGTCTGGCAATAACTGCACTGCTGtgactgaattcattatcttggGATTAACAGATGATCCAAGCCTTCGTGTTATTCTCTTTGTGATCTTTATAGGTGTCTATGCTGTCACCTTAGTAGGTAACCTTATCATAATCATATTGATCAGAAATAGCTCACAACTTCACACTCCTATGTATCTTTTCCTCAGTCACTTGGCTTTCATAGATGCTACATATTCCTCAATTGTCACACCTCTTATGCTCAAGAACTTCCTTGTGGACAAAATCAGAATCCCTCTGGAAGGCTGTGTGACCCAAATGTTCTGTGGGGGCACCTTTGGCATGGCTGAGTGCTTCCTGCTGGCTGTCATGGCCTATGATAGGTATATGGCCATCTGTAGACCCCTAGTTTACTTTACCAACATGTCTACTAGGGTCTGCACTCTGTTACTCATCACGTCCTACCTAGGTGGCTGTGCCAATACTTGTATTGTTACTGGTTGCTTATTAAATCGATCCTTCTGTGGTCCCAATATGATCAATCACTTTTTTTGTGATTATTCTCCACTTGTGAAACTTTCCACCTCTTCAGATAATCTTGTTGAAATTCTTCCTGCTGCCTCTACTGGGTTGGTGATTGTGATCACAGTGTTAATTATCATAATCTCTTATGTATACATCCTTTTCTCTGTCCTGAAAATAAATTCCACTGAGGGGCGATCCAAAGCTTTCTCAACTTGCTCCTCCCACCTCACAGCAGTCACTTTGTTCTATGGCACCATTACATTCATTTATGTGATGCCTAAGTCCAGCTACACAATGGATGAGAATAAGGTGGTATCTGTTTTCTATATTGTAATGATCCCCATGTTGAACCCTTTGATCTACAGTCTAAGAAACAAGGAAGTAAAAGGTGCCTTGAGAAAACTCGTGAGTAGGAAATACCATTTTTTTAACAcaactcaataa
- the LOC141519326 gene encoding olfactory receptor 5P1-like — protein MSGNNCTAVTEFIILGLTDDPTLCVVLFVIFIGVYAVTLVGNLIIIILIRNSSQLHTPMYLFLSHLAFIDATYSSIVTPLMLKNFLVDKIRIPLEGCVTQMFCGGTFGMAECILLAVMAYDRYMAICRPLHYFTHMSTRVCTLLLITSYLGGCVNACIVTGYLLNRSFCGPNMINYFFYDYSPLVKLSSSADNLYNLVGILPAASTGLAIVITVLIIIISYVYILFTVLKINSTEGLCKAFSICSYHLTAVTLFYGTVIFIYVMPKFSYTMDENKVVSVFYIVMIPMLNPLIYSLRNKEVKGTLRKFMSRKYHLFLNSTQ, from the exons ATGTCTGGCAATAACTGCACTGCTGtgactgaattcattatcttggGATTAACAGATGATCCAACCCTTTGTGTTGTTCTCTTTGTGATCTTTATAGGTGTCTATGCTGTCACCTTAGTAGGTAACCTTATCATAATCATATTGATCAGAAATAGCTCACAACTTCACACTCCTATGTATCTTTTCCTCAGTCACTTGGCCTTCATAGATGCTACATATTCCTCAATTGTCACACCTCTTATGCTCAAGAACTTCCTTGTGGACAAAATCAGAATCCCTCTGGAAGGCTGTGTGACCCAAATGTTCTGTGGGGGCACCTTTGGCATGGCTGAGTGCATCTTGCTGGCTGTCATGGCCTATGATAGGTATATGGCCATCTGTAGACCCCTACATTACTTTACCCACATGTCTACTAGGGTCTGCACACTGTTACTCATCACATCCTACCTAGGTGGCTGTGTAAATGCTTGTATTGTTACTGGTTACTTATTAAATCGATCCTTCTGTGGTCCCAATATGATCAATTACTTTTTTTATGATTATTCTCCACTTGTGAAACTATCCTCCTCTGCAGATAAtcttt ATAATCTTGTTGGAATTCTCCCCGCTGCCTCCACTGGGTTGGCGATTGTGATCACAGTGTTAATTATCATAATATCTTATGTATACATCCTTTTCACCGTCCTGAAAATAAATTCCACTGAGGGGCTATGCAAAGCTTTCTCAATTTGCTCCTACCACCTCACAGCAGTCACTCTGTTCTATGGCACTGTTATATTCATTTATGTGATGCCTAAATTCAGTTACACAATGGATGAGAATAAGGTGGTATCTGTTTTCTATATTGTAATGATCCCCATGTTGAACCCTTTGATCTACAGTCTAAGAAACAAGGAAGTAAAAGGCACCTTGAGAAAATTCATGAGTAGGAAATACCACTTATTTTTGAACTcaactcaataa
- the LOC141516457 gene encoding olfactory receptor 5P1-like, translating into MSGNNCTAETEFIILGLTDDPTLRVILFVIFLGVYVVTLVGNLSIIILIRNSSQLHTPMYLFLSHLAFVDIGYSSSVTPLMLISFLADKISMPLGSCVAQMCSTASFGTTECFLLAVMAYDRYVAICNPLLYSTNMSTRVCTLLLIISYVGGCVNAWIFTVFLLNRYFCGTNKINHFFCDYSPLLKLSYSQDDLAEIIPSASAGSVIMTTVLIIIISYAYILISVLKINSTEGRAKAFSTCSSHLTAVTLFYGTSTFIYVLPKSTYSTNENKVVSVFYTVMIPMLNPLIYSLRNNEVKGALRKLMSRKYLFP; encoded by the coding sequence ATGTCTGGCAATAACTGCACTGCTGAGACTGAGTTCATTATTTTGGGATTAACAGATGATCCAACCCTTCGTGTCATCCTTTTTGTGATATTTCTGGGTGTCTATGTTGTCACACTAGTTGGTAACCTTAGCATTATCATATTGATCAGAAATAGCTCCCAACTTCATACTCCaatgtacctttttctcagtCACTTGGCATTTGTGGATATTGGATATTCCTCATCTGTTACACCTCTCATGCTTATCAGCTTCCTTGCAGATAAGATCTCAATGCCTCTGGGAAGCTGTGTGGCCCAAATGTGTTCTACAGCCAGCTTTGGGACCACTGAATGCTTCCTGCTGGCTGTGATGGCCTATGATCGGTATGTGGCCATCTGTAACCCCTTACTCTACTCTACTAACATGTCTACTAGGGTCTGTACTCTGTTACTCATCATATCCTATGTGGGTGGTTGTGTCAATGCTTggatttttactgtttttttactGAATCGATACTTCTGTGGAACTAATAAGATCAATCATTTTTTCTGTGATTATTCACCACTTTTGAAGCTTTCCTACTCCCAAGATGATCTTGCTGAAATTATTCCTTCTGCCTCTGCTGGGTCAGTAATTATGACCACAGTGTTAATTATCATAATTTCTTATGCATACATTCTCATCTCTGTTCTGAAAATAAACTCCACTGAAGGCAGAGCCAAAGCTTTCTCAACTTGTTCCTCCCATCTCACAGCAGTCACTCTGTTCTATGGGACCAGTACATTCATTTATGTGTTGCCCAAGTCCACCTACTCAACAAACGAGAATAAAGTAGTGTCTGTTTTTTACACTGTAATGATTCCCATGTTGAACCCCCTGATCTACAGTCTAAGGAATAATGAGGTAAAAGGGGCCCTGAGAAAATTGATGAGTAGGAAATACCTTTTTCCATGA